A section of the Solitalea canadensis DSM 3403 genome encodes:
- a CDS encoding CTP synthase, translating into MTKYVFVTGGVTSSLGKGIISASLAKLLQSRGYRVTIQKLDPYINIDPGTLNPYEHGECYVTEDGAETDLDLGHYERFLNVPTSQANNVTTGRIYQNVINKERRGDYLGKTVQVVPHITDEIKANIQRLGDTGEYDIVITELGGTVGDIESLPYIEAVRQFRWEHGSTNTLVIHLTLLPYLAAAGELKTKPTQHSVKMLMEYGVHPDILVCRTEHRMTPDLRKKIALFCNVNVNAVIESADASTIYDVPLLMLKEQLDRIVLTKLKLPIKDEPNLDSWKEFLGKLKNPTSEVKIGLVGKYVELPDAYKSICESFIHAGAKNECKVNLQYIHSEHINAENVAEKLGGLDGVLVAPGFGNRGIEGKIDAIKYVRENNIPFFGICLGMQCAVIEFARNVLGLSDAHSLEMNPDTPYPVINLMEEQKQITNMGGTMRLGAYPCEIKKGTKAFSAYGKSRITERHRHRYEFNNDYLQQYNDAGMITSGINPDSGLVEIIELKNHPYFVGGQFHPELKSTVANPHPLFVKFVDAAKTYHYENNPKKSK; encoded by the coding sequence ATGACTAAATACGTATTTGTTACGGGGGGTGTTACCTCGTCGTTAGGGAAAGGAATTATTTCAGCTTCATTAGCTAAATTATTACAGTCGAGGGGGTACAGGGTAACCATCCAAAAGCTTGATCCTTATATAAACATCGATCCCGGAACCTTAAATCCATATGAACACGGAGAGTGTTATGTAACCGAGGATGGTGCAGAAACCGATCTTGACTTAGGTCATTATGAGCGTTTTTTAAATGTTCCAACTTCACAGGCCAACAACGTAACTACCGGCCGCATTTATCAAAATGTAATTAACAAAGAGCGCAGAGGTGATTATTTGGGAAAAACTGTTCAGGTGGTTCCTCATATCACTGATGAGATAAAAGCAAATATTCAGCGTTTAGGAGATACTGGTGAATACGATATCGTTATTACTGAGCTAGGCGGTACCGTAGGTGATATTGAGTCATTACCGTATATTGAGGCTGTTCGTCAATTCCGTTGGGAACATGGTTCAACTAATACCCTGGTTATTCATTTAACGTTATTACCCTATTTAGCTGCTGCAGGTGAGCTTAAAACCAAACCAACCCAGCACTCGGTTAAAATGTTAATGGAGTACGGTGTTCACCCTGATATTTTGGTTTGCCGTACTGAGCATAGAATGACGCCAGATTTACGTAAGAAAATCGCTCTATTCTGTAACGTAAACGTAAATGCAGTAATCGAATCGGCTGATGCTTCAACCATTTATGACGTTCCGTTATTAATGTTGAAAGAACAGCTAGATCGTATTGTTCTTACCAAACTAAAATTACCTATTAAAGACGAGCCAAATCTTGATTCATGGAAAGAGTTTTTAGGCAAGCTTAAAAACCCTACTTCTGAAGTTAAAATTGGGTTAGTTGGTAAATATGTTGAACTTCCGGATGCTTATAAATCGATTTGTGAATCATTTATTCATGCCGGTGCTAAAAACGAATGCAAAGTAAACCTACAATACATCCACTCAGAGCATATCAATGCTGAAAATGTTGCCGAGAAATTAGGCGGACTTGACGGTGTTCTTGTTGCTCCGGGTTTTGGTAACCGTGGTATCGAAGGTAAAATTGATGCTATCAAATATGTTCGTGAGAATAATATTCCGTTCTTTGGTATCTGCTTAGGTATGCAGTGTGCGGTTATTGAATTTGCACGCAACGTATTAGGCCTAAGTGATGCACATTCATTAGAAATGAACCCTGATACTCCATATCCGGTGATCAATCTGATGGAAGAACAAAAACAAATCACTAATATGGGTGGAACAATGCGTTTAGGTGCATATCCTTGCGAAATAAAGAAAGGAACTAAAGCATTTAGCGCATATGGTAAATCGCGAATTACTGAGCGTCACCGCCACCGTTATGAGTTCAACAACGATTATTTACAACAATACAATGATGCAGGAATGATCACTTCGGGTATCAACCCTGATTCTGGTCTGGTTGAAATCATTGAATTGAAAAATCATCCTTATTTTGTAGGCGGACAATTTCACCCTGAATTAAAAAGTACTGTAGCTAACCCTCACCCACTGTTTGTTAAATTTGTGGATGCTGCTAAAACTTACCATTACGAGAATAATCCAAAGAAATCTAAATAA